TTTCTCTCCTGCGCGCACACGTCCTGTTCCAGCTTTCTCAGCTCCTGCCTGGACAGGAACTGGCACTTAGATAATGAAGAGGGTGTGGATGGTCTCATTTCTCTCCATGACTCAATTTGCACCAATGAAAAGTGTGAACCGTGTATTGCTGTCGGTCTCCAAGCCATTGTTTCATCCCTGGGCAAGGAGTCACAGGAGACTTTCCCAGGGCTCGGCTATCTGCAAAGCACAAGGAGAACCGAGTGCAAGCTGTTTCAGCAAGTAGGGAGGCACAGACGCTGAAAAGGCACCGGCATGGCCGGCCAGCTGGCGGAGGAGCAGATCGCAGAGTTCAAAGAAGCCTTCTCGCTCTTTGACAAAGATGGCGATGGGTCCATCACCACCGGTGAACTGGGGACCGTCATGCGGtcgctggggcagaaccccaccGAGGCCAAGCTGCAAGACATGGTCGGCGAGTTGGACACTGACGGCAGCGGCACGGTGGACTTCCCCGAATTCCTGTCCTTGATGGCGAGGAAGATGAGGGACATGGACAGCGAGGAGGAGATCCGGGAAGCCTTCCGGGTCTTTGACGAGGATGGGATTGGCTACATCAGCGCGGCGGAGCTCCGGCACGTCATGACCAACCTTGGTGAGAAGCTGACGGATGAGGAGGTGGACGAGATGATCAAGGAGGCCGATGCAGATGGCAACGGGCAAGTCAACTACGAGGAGTTTGTGAGGATGATGGTCTCAAAGTGAAGATGTCTCCTATTGAACTTGTTCAATTTCTGGTGCAGGAACCATAGCTTGGCTTCTAGCTCATCCGCAGAAGCGTCTGTCCCACTGCCAAAGGACCATGGATACCCAGACATTTGAACTCCAGCATATATATTTCCTCTGTGTGTGGGAGGCAGTCTAACACTGAGGGAGGCATGGTCACATGGAAGTTCAAGGTGGGGGCTGGCATCAGGAGCCCTGGAttctagtcctagctctgccattaGTTTACTGTGCAGCCTTGGAGTTTCTTAACCTCTCCATGGGGTTTTGTTTTCACCGCTTGTACGAAGAGGAGAATACCATGTACCTACCTCTGTGAGGTGGCTGTGAGAACCTGAAACGGAAGAAGCCCTATGGGAGCCATTATTACAGGCTTTATAGgccaaggagcagtggtctcaagttgcagtggaggagatctaggctagatattaggaaaaactttttcactaggagggtggtgaagcactggaatgggttccctaggg
The nucleotide sequence above comes from Caretta caretta isolate rCarCar2 chromosome 1, rCarCar1.hap1, whole genome shotgun sequence. Encoded proteins:
- the LOC125636651 gene encoding calmodulin, striated muscle, with the translated sequence MAGQLAEEQIAEFKEAFSLFDKDGDGSITTGELGTVMRSLGQNPTEAKLQDMVGELDTDGSGTVDFPEFLSLMARKMRDMDSEEEIREAFRVFDEDGIGYISAAELRHVMTNLGEKLTDEEVDEMIKEADADGNGQVNYEEFVRMMVSK